In Dendrosporobacter quercicolus, a single genomic region encodes these proteins:
- a CDS encoding DMT family transporter, translated as MYLIYGIMCLIFGTTFLAIKVGIDAGAPPFVFAGARFLVAGAAVLAGLKIAGIAVGLSAAQRRDAVLIGTAMTATLFGCLYWGEQYISSSAAALLSATAPLMIVLIEFFQGRQGAFGCKLVGLLAALLGVGIALYPSIGAESGWLAMAAVLLILASEVAYAFGAIRSRRSLKAGLNPFVLNGWQMVVGGVLLLAVSLLAAEPWQLTLASNVYLTWLYLVVFGSLIGHGAYYWLVRTSGPLLPSTWTYVSPIIAQLVGFWVLAEYLSLWSLVGLVFVLGGVSMVSQAQAIELWLRKCKQALSG; from the coding sequence ATGTATCTGATCTATGGAATCATGTGTTTAATTTTTGGCACAACTTTTCTGGCTATAAAAGTAGGAATTGATGCCGGGGCCCCGCCCTTTGTCTTTGCCGGGGCCCGCTTTTTGGTCGCGGGAGCGGCGGTTTTAGCGGGCTTGAAAATTGCCGGCATTGCTGTTGGCCTGTCTGCGGCCCAACGCCGGGATGCCGTATTGATCGGGACCGCGATGACGGCAACGCTGTTTGGCTGTTTATATTGGGGTGAGCAGTATATTTCCTCCAGCGCCGCCGCTTTATTATCCGCAACTGCGCCGTTGATGATTGTGCTGATTGAATTTTTCCAGGGCAGACAAGGGGCATTTGGCTGTAAGCTTGTGGGATTGCTGGCGGCTTTGCTGGGGGTAGGGATCGCCTTATACCCGTCCATTGGCGCTGAGTCCGGCTGGCTGGCAATGGCCGCGGTCTTGCTCATTCTGGCGTCCGAGGTTGCTTATGCCTTTGGGGCGATCCGCTCCCGGCGCAGTTTGAAGGCGGGGCTTAATCCGTTTGTTTTAAACGGCTGGCAGATGGTTGTCGGCGGTGTGCTGTTACTGGCGGTATCTTTACTTGCCGCCGAGCCGTGGCAGCTGACCCTGGCGTCCAATGTCTATCTAACCTGGCTGTATTTGGTTGTTTTTGGTTCTCTGATTGGGCATGGAGCCTACTATTGGCTGGTCCGGACAAGCGGGCCGCTGCTGCCGTCAACCTGGACTTATGTGTCGCCAATCATTGCCCAGCTGGTTGGCTTTTGGGTTTTGGCCGAATATTTATCATTATGGTCGCTGGTGGGCCTGGTATTTGTGTTGGGCGGCGTGTCAATGGTCAGCCAGGCGCAGGCAATTGAGCTTTGGCTGCGTAAATGTAAACAGGCGCTGTCCGGCTGA
- the pgm gene encoding phosphoglucomutase (alpha-D-glucose-1,6-bisphosphate-dependent), translating to MTIHALAGQKAPKSLLVNIPRLISCYYTNHPDAGEPAHQVAFGTSGHRGSSFEYSFNEDHIYAITQAICCHRKVQGITGPLFIGFDTHALSEPAFRTALEVLAANGVQTMIDRDMGYTPTPVISHAILTYNKGRQDGLADGVVITPSHNPPDSGGIKYNPPNGGPADTGITNRIAKLANDFLQQGLQGVHRLTYDKAVRLANVRQYHYLAQYVNDLANVIDMPAIKASGLRLGADALGGSGLGYWLPIAEKYGLNIELLNGYPEPAFSFMNVDGDGKIRMDCSSPYAMAGLIKLKDQYDLAFGNDPDFDRHGIVTGSSGLMNPNHYLAVAIDYLFRERSGWSKEAAVGKTLVSSSMIDRVAASLGRKLAEVPVGFKWFVGGLADGSYGFGGEESAGAAFLRTDGTVWTTDKDGIILCLLAAEITAKTGRDPGEYYQGLTDRFGQPVYERIDAPANAGQKAVLAKLAPEQVQAEALAGEKITAKLTRAPANNMAFGGLKVCTENGWFAARPSGTEAVYKIYAESFKGPEHLRKLQDEARQIVQATFRAAGV from the coding sequence ATGACCATTCATGCTTTAGCCGGCCAAAAAGCGCCAAAGTCTTTACTGGTAAATATACCCAGACTGATTAGCTGTTATTACACCAATCACCCGGACGCCGGCGAACCGGCCCACCAGGTTGCATTCGGTACTTCCGGCCACCGGGGCAGTTCTTTTGAATACAGTTTTAACGAAGATCATATTTATGCAATCACCCAGGCGATTTGCTGCCACCGAAAGGTCCAGGGCATTACCGGCCCGTTATTTATCGGCTTTGACACGCATGCGCTGTCCGAGCCGGCGTTTAGGACAGCGCTGGAGGTTTTGGCCGCCAACGGGGTGCAAACAATGATCGACCGCGATATGGGCTATACGCCCACGCCGGTCATTTCTCATGCAATATTAACCTACAATAAAGGACGTCAGGACGGTCTGGCCGACGGCGTTGTCATCACACCGTCCCATAATCCGCCTGACAGCGGGGGCATCAAGTATAATCCCCCCAACGGCGGTCCGGCGGATACCGGTATTACCAACAGGATCGCGAAGCTGGCCAATGACTTTTTGCAGCAGGGCCTGCAGGGAGTCCACAGGCTTACTTATGATAAGGCCGTTCGCCTTGCGAATGTTCGCCAATATCATTATCTTGCGCAGTATGTCAATGATCTGGCCAATGTTATTGATATGCCGGCAATCAAAGCATCCGGCTTACGGCTGGGAGCCGATGCCCTCGGCGGCTCAGGGCTGGGGTACTGGCTGCCCATCGCCGAAAAATACGGCCTGAATATTGAGCTGTTAAACGGCTATCCTGAGCCTGCTTTCAGTTTTATGAATGTCGATGGCGATGGCAAAATCCGCATGGATTGCTCATCGCCGTATGCCATGGCCGGCCTGATCAAATTAAAAGATCAGTACGATCTGGCTTTCGGCAATGATCCCGATTTTGACCGCCACGGCATTGTTACCGGCAGCTCCGGCTTAATGAATCCCAATCATTATCTGGCTGTGGCAATTGACTATCTGTTCCGGGAGCGCAGCGGCTGGAGCAAAGAGGCGGCTGTCGGCAAAACCCTGGTCAGTTCATCGATGATCGACCGCGTTGCCGCCAGCCTGGGACGGAAGCTGGCCGAAGTGCCGGTCGGCTTTAAATGGTTTGTTGGCGGGCTGGCGGACGGTTCGTATGGTTTTGGCGGCGAGGAAAGTGCGGGGGCGGCTTTTTTGCGTACCGACGGCACGGTGTGGACCACCGATAAAGACGGTATTATCCTGTGCCTGCTGGCTGCGGAAATTACCGCTAAAACCGGACGGGACCCCGGAGAGTACTATCAGGGTCTGACCGACCGCTTCGGACAGCCCGTCTATGAACGGATTGATGCGCCCGCCAATGCCGGACAAAAAGCGGTGCTGGCCAAACTGGCGCCGGAGCAGGTGCAAGCCGAGGCCCTGGCCGGAGAAAAAATTACCGCCAAATTAACCCGGGCGCCGGCCAACAATATGGCGTTTGGCGGCTTGAAGGTTTGCACCGAAAACGGCTGGTTTGCCGCCCGGCCGTCCGGTACGGAGGCGGTTTATAAAATTTATGCGGAAAGCTTTAAAGGGCCGGAACATCTGCGCAAGCTGCAGGACGAAGCCCGGCAAATCGTACAGGCTACCTTCAGAGCCGCCGGGGTGTGA
- a CDS encoding DEAD/DEAH box helicase has translation MSIDFLALGIRAELNTCLKEMGITVPTPVQEQAIPLLLAGRDLVAQAQTGTGKTLAFLLPMLETISAGKAYTQALIVTPTRELALQISKEAAPLAARLGLNVLSIYGGHAVEKQINQLKHQPHIVIGTPGRLLDHIRRKTINLGGVSRLVLDEADQMLHMGFLEEVEQVIAQTSVQRQTMLFSATIPAKIRALADRYMQRPADIRLKTQNITLDAIHQLIIETTPDGKLDKLCGLINQERPYLAMIFCHTKKRVIALTLALAERGYQVDELHGDLSQNKREQVLRRFRDAKVQLLVATDIAARGLDIEGITHVFNYDIPRDADSYIHRIGRTGRAGQPGTAVTFVVPGEHFYLRLIEQGIQASIQKQKNDSTGSAAATPAKPRPKAQSAKPPGAAPGKSKKRPDKATSHSGINLRSRRKDKPGAAPSAKAVSGKRRLAKRG, from the coding sequence ATGTCCATTGATTTTTTAGCGCTTGGTATACGGGCCGAACTAAATACCTGTCTGAAGGAAATGGGAATTACAGTCCCCACGCCGGTCCAGGAGCAGGCCATTCCGTTATTGCTGGCCGGCAGGGATTTGGTGGCCCAGGCCCAGACAGGCACCGGCAAAACCTTAGCCTTCCTCCTGCCGATGTTAGAAACCATTTCCGCCGGAAAAGCCTACACCCAGGCCCTCATTGTCACACCGACCCGGGAACTGGCGCTGCAAATTTCCAAAGAAGCCGCGCCGCTGGCCGCCCGTCTTGGCCTGAATGTTTTATCCATTTACGGCGGCCATGCCGTCGAAAAGCAAATTAATCAGTTAAAGCACCAGCCGCATATTGTTATTGGCACGCCAGGCCGGCTGCTGGACCATATCCGGCGCAAAACAATAAATCTGGGCGGAGTTTCCAGGCTGGTGCTGGATGAAGCCGACCAGATGCTGCATATGGGCTTTTTAGAAGAAGTGGAGCAGGTCATTGCCCAGACCTCCGTCCAACGTCAAACGATGTTGTTTTCGGCTACTATCCCAGCCAAAATACGGGCTTTGGCCGATAGATACATGCAGCGCCCCGCCGATATCCGGCTAAAAACTCAGAATATCACGCTGGATGCCATTCATCAGCTGATCATTGAAACAACACCTGACGGCAAATTAGATAAATTATGCGGCCTGATCAATCAGGAACGGCCTTATTTAGCCATGATATTCTGCCATACCAAAAAGCGCGTCATTGCGCTTACGCTGGCCCTGGCCGAACGCGGCTACCAGGTTGACGAGCTGCACGGCGATTTGTCGCAGAACAAGCGGGAGCAAGTATTGCGCCGCTTCCGGGACGCCAAAGTACAATTGCTTGTCGCCACCGACATTGCCGCCCGCGGGCTTGATATTGAAGGAATTACCCATGTATTTAATTATGATATCCCCCGCGACGCCGACAGTTATATCCACCGTATCGGGCGAACGGGCCGCGCCGGCCAGCCGGGTACTGCCGTAACTTTTGTCGTCCCCGGGGAGCATTTTTACTTGCGGCTCATTGAACAGGGCATTCAGGCTTCGATACAAAAACAAAAAAACGATTCCACAGGCAGCGCCGCTGCGACCCCGGCCAAGCCGCGGCCCAAAGCCCAATCGGCCAAACCGCCTGGCGCTGCCCCCGGGAAAAGCAAGAAACGCCCGGATAAAGCGACCAGTCACAGTGGCATTAACCTGCGCAGCCGCCGCAAGGACAAACCTGGCGCAGCCCCCTCCGCCAAGGCCGTCTCCGGCAAACGCCGCCTGGCCAAGCGCGGCTAA
- a CDS encoding diguanylate cyclase domain-containing protein, with amino-acid sequence MRWNIYRKMLLFATLMIVLPVSLLGFLTYRESEAMLVGRIKQASLLIMENAANNFIKNYIKDVETAARILSSDLLLNEPDRRQQLLEIWEQRRRYSNHIRSIRYAGAQGDFLIAPLWDSPADYNPRDSDWYRQAGSAGAIRWSEPHVAPPANNTVVTATKAVYRNGELQGILAIDTSLSDLSAIIGSINLGSGGYLILLDAGGNIIAHREQALLGTNVRDTAWFKQLAGAGFASTRLEDIYVCAVTIPDTDWILVGFLPETMLHIDAAPLKYMTIVVALLGIFLASLASVLVSRGFVARIKRLVESMDRIEQGDYSKPAEDISTDEIGELSRKFRVMADTLSLLMEQRDLTEAELRRQKGYFAQLFENSPESIAILDSTDKILAVNKQFADLFQYGEDEARGVTIDDLVVPPALREKGLHVGEVMGSVKFVQAETVRRRKDGSMVDVQVIAYPIIVADCPVGTYVIYRDISERKAAERALEYLTYHDALTGVYNRRYFDHRIEQLAGSEKCGVLVFDVDGLKLVNDTFGHAKGDELLKTSALLIKEASPSQAIIARMGGDEFGLLLPQATVSDLQELVQNLRNRIAEFNGATPDFAVSLSMGFSLAEQESGIAEALQEADSRMYKEKLHRSQSTRSTIVRTLMQALYARDFITEGHGERIQLMVVKLALRLGLANFRIQDLRLFSQFHDLGKVGIPDGVLFKPGPLDPKEMEVMRRHSEIGYRIAISSPELNHIAEWILKHHEWWNGQGYPIGLSGAEIPVECRILAICDAYDAMVSGRPYRQALDAAAALAEIERNSGSMFDPDIVAVFVSMVREGLAEQSHNE; translated from the coding sequence GTGAGGTGGAATATTTATCGCAAAATGTTACTATTCGCAACGCTGATGATTGTTCTTCCAGTTTCACTGCTCGGTTTTCTGACCTATCGGGAATCAGAGGCTATGCTTGTCGGCAGAATTAAGCAAGCCTCTCTTCTTATCATGGAGAATGCCGCAAATAATTTTATCAAAAACTATATTAAGGATGTTGAAACCGCCGCCCGGATTCTGAGCAGTGATCTATTGCTGAATGAACCGGATCGGCGGCAGCAATTGCTGGAGATATGGGAACAGCGCCGCCGTTATTCGAATCATATCCGCTCAATTAGGTATGCCGGCGCGCAAGGTGATTTTTTGATCGCGCCGCTCTGGGATTCCCCGGCTGATTATAATCCCCGGGACAGCGACTGGTACCGGCAAGCAGGCTCAGCCGGAGCAATCCGGTGGAGCGAGCCGCATGTGGCTCCGCCTGCAAACAATACGGTGGTTACGGCAACCAAGGCTGTCTACCGGAATGGCGAACTGCAGGGGATTTTGGCTATCGACACTTCTTTGTCTGATTTATCCGCCATTATCGGCAGCATCAATCTTGGCAGCGGCGGTTATCTGATCCTGCTGGATGCCGGCGGCAATATTATCGCTCACCGGGAACAGGCTTTGCTGGGAACCAATGTCCGGGATACGGCCTGGTTCAAACAGCTTGCCGGGGCCGGGTTTGCATCGACGCGCCTGGAGGATATTTATGTCTGTGCCGTGACAATTCCTGACACCGACTGGATCCTGGTTGGCTTTTTACCGGAAACAATGCTGCATATTGATGCGGCGCCACTGAAATATATGACCATTGTGGTAGCCCTGCTCGGGATTTTTCTGGCTTCTCTGGCCAGTGTGCTGGTTTCGCGGGGCTTTGTGGCCAGAATTAAACGGCTGGTGGAAAGTATGGACCGGATTGAGCAAGGCGATTATTCTAAACCGGCTGAGGACATTTCAACAGATGAAATTGGCGAACTTAGCCGTAAGTTCAGAGTGATGGCCGATACGCTGAGCTTACTGATGGAACAACGGGATTTAACGGAGGCGGAGCTCAGGCGGCAGAAAGGCTATTTTGCCCAGTTGTTTGAAAACTCCCCTGAAAGTATAGCAATCCTTGATTCAACGGATAAAATCCTTGCTGTCAATAAGCAATTCGCCGATCTGTTCCAATATGGCGAAGATGAAGCGCGCGGCGTGACGATCGATGATTTAGTCGTGCCGCCGGCCTTGCGGGAGAAAGGGCTGCATGTCGGCGAAGTTATGGGCAGCGTGAAATTTGTTCAGGCCGAAACTGTGCGCCGGCGTAAGGATGGCAGTATGGTTGATGTGCAGGTTATCGCCTATCCCATTATTGTTGCCGATTGCCCTGTAGGAACTTATGTTATTTACCGGGACATTTCGGAGCGGAAGGCCGCCGAACGGGCACTGGAATATTTGACTTATCATGATGCGCTGACCGGCGTGTACAATCGCCGGTATTTTGACCACCGGATCGAGCAGCTGGCGGGTTCGGAAAAATGCGGCGTGCTGGTGTTTGATGTCGATGGCCTGAAACTGGTTAATGACACCTTTGGTCATGCCAAAGGCGATGAACTGCTTAAAACTTCAGCACTGCTCATTAAGGAAGCATCGCCAAGCCAGGCCATTATTGCCAGGATGGGCGGGGATGAATTTGGGTTGCTGCTGCCGCAGGCAACGGTGTCGGATTTGCAGGAGCTGGTGCAAAATTTGCGTAACCGGATTGCCGAATTTAACGGGGCTACGCCGGATTTCGCAGTTAGTCTGTCGATGGGTTTTTCCCTGGCCGAGCAAGAAAGCGGTATTGCCGAGGCGTTGCAGGAAGCCGACAGCCGGATGTACAAGGAAAAACTGCACCGCAGTCAAAGCACCCGCAGCACCATTGTGCGAACGCTGATGCAGGCGCTGTACGCCCGGGATTTTATTACCGAAGGGCATGGCGAACGCATTCAATTGATGGTGGTGAAGCTGGCCCTCCGGCTGGGGCTGGCAAACTTTCGCATTCAGGACCTGCGGTTATTTTCCCAGTTTCACGATCTTGGCAAAGTAGGGATACCGGACGGCGTTTTATTCAAGCCCGGCCCGCTGGACCCCAAAGAGATGGAAGTTATGCGCCGGCACAGTGAAATAGGGTATCGTATCGCCATTTCATCACCCGAGCTCAATCATATTGCCGAATGGATATTGAAGCATCACGAGTGGTGGAACGGTCAGGGGTATCCGATCGGGTTAAGCGGCGCGGAAATACCGGTGGAATGCAGAATTTTGGCAATTTGCGACGCGTATGATGCGATGGTCAGCGGGCGCCCATACCGCCAGGCGCTTGATGCCGCCGCCGCACTGGCTGAAATCGAGCGCAACAGCGGCAGCATGTTTGATCCTGATATTGTGGCAGTTTTTGTCTCGATGGTCCGGGAAGGGCTGGCGGAGCAATCGCATAATGAATAA
- a CDS encoding zinc-ribbon domain containing protein, with protein MAQDKNLSCRDCGSEFVFTASEQDFFAEKGFTNEPGRCPECRAARKQQNNRGGFGGGRNSSYQQREMHDAVCAACGVETQVPFRPSNDRPIYCRDCFQSNKRY; from the coding sequence ATGGCTCAAGACAAAAATTTATCCTGCCGCGATTGCGGCTCCGAGTTCGTGTTCACCGCATCAGAACAAGATTTCTTTGCAGAAAAAGGGTTCACCAACGAACCAGGCCGTTGCCCTGAGTGCCGTGCAGCCCGCAAACAACAAAACAACCGTGGTGGTTTTGGCGGCGGACGCAATAGCAGCTACCAACAGCGCGAAATGCATGATGCGGTTTGTGCAGCATGCGGCGTTGAAACCCAAGTTCCTTTCCGTCCAAGCAATGACCGTCCAATCTACTGTCGCGATTGCTTCCAAAGCAACAAACGCTACTAA
- the pta gene encoding phosphate acetyltransferase, producing MTFIEQMKRKAKLNQKTIVLPESTDLRVLTAVSEAAKEGLAKVVLTGRKAEILQAAGDIDLSQVTIIDVAESDKREAYSQAFYELRKSKGMTIEKARELLLDPVYFGMMMVKLEDADGLISGAVHSTADTLRPALQIIKTAPGTSLVSSFFVMAIPDCDYGANGVLLFSDCGLNENPNAEQLSDIAISSAHTMKNLLGITPVVAMLSYSSYGSAKSEMTEKVVKATALAKQKAPELEIDGELQVDAALVERTAKLKAPGSTVAGRANVLIFPDLNTGNIGYKLVERLGKAQAYGPITQGLAKPINDLSRGCKAEDIVGVIAITAIQAQA from the coding sequence ATGACTTTTATTGAACAGATGAAGCGAAAAGCCAAACTCAATCAGAAGACCATTGTTTTGCCTGAATCTACCGATTTGCGGGTTCTGACAGCCGTCAGCGAGGCAGCTAAAGAAGGGCTGGCCAAGGTTGTATTGACCGGCCGGAAAGCGGAGATTCTGCAGGCAGCGGGGGATATCGATTTATCACAGGTTACCATTATTGATGTCGCGGAATCGGACAAGCGCGAAGCATACAGTCAAGCTTTCTATGAGTTAAGAAAATCGAAAGGCATGACCATCGAAAAAGCCCGTGAATTGTTGCTTGACCCAGTTTATTTCGGAATGATGATGGTCAAGCTGGAGGACGCCGACGGTTTAATTTCCGGGGCTGTTCATTCGACGGCCGATACCCTGCGCCCGGCGTTGCAGATTATTAAGACTGCGCCTGGAACCAGTCTGGTATCTTCTTTCTTTGTTATGGCTATTCCTGATTGTGATTACGGCGCAAATGGCGTGCTGTTATTTTCCGACTGTGGTTTAAATGAAAATCCCAATGCCGAACAGTTATCGGATATCGCAATTTCCTCTGCCCATACCATGAAAAACTTACTGGGCATTACCCCGGTGGTGGCAATGCTGTCCTACTCTTCCTACGGCAGCGCGAAAAGCGAGATGACTGAAAAAGTGGTTAAGGCTACTGCATTAGCCAAACAAAAAGCGCCTGAGCTGGAGATTGACGGCGAACTGCAGGTGGACGCGGCGCTGGTGGAAAGAACGGCTAAGCTGAAAGCACCGGGCAGCACGGTTGCCGGCCGGGCCAATGTATTGATATTCCCTGATTTGAACACCGGGAATATTGGTTACAAGCTTGTTGAGCGTTTGGGCAAGGCCCAGGCTTACGGACCGATCACCCAGGGACTGGCCAAACCGATCAATGATTTATCCAGAGGCTGTAAAGCCGAGGACATTGTCGGGGTCATCGCCATTACCGCCATTCAGGCACAGGCTTAG
- a CDS encoding PLP-dependent aminotransferase family protein, whose product MLLTLDRSSRVPVREQIRLEIAQRIRSGLLKPGQRLPSVRVLAETLHISLVTAHQVYKALDREGLTLTRQGKGSFVRETAVLSAEAAAADPYDWQLSVPDSLPRASFWSQSAVRLPPHILDLATAAIHCSLLPLELIQASFRQVLEHSPQSLGCYSSFAGDEQFRQVLTAYLQQQGITVQPHQLLVTNGTQQGIDLFARTFLGPGEIIAVETPCFSGAIDAFRLARATLQQVSVDRDGIRVDLLEDLAATTKVKAVYTVPTGQNPTGAVMSLGRRQDLLQFARTNNILILEDEPHREIELGRKDLPPPLKALDTTGHVVYLKGFSKFLFPGLRLGLLAADGSIFNRLLAAKSITDLGSPLWLQTALIPFFSNPLLPKYLDQLNSVLASRRQLTIRLLDRLLDRRIIRPRHFAGIHLWLSLPGNVNTDYLIPEAHHRGIHFLPGSIFYAGEPATNHLRICWTNLADADLPRALKILCALLNEALEPA is encoded by the coding sequence ATGTTGTTAACTCTTGATCGCTCCAGCCGGGTTCCTGTACGGGAGCAAATCCGGCTGGAAATCGCCCAGCGAATCCGGTCCGGCTTGCTAAAGCCGGGCCAAAGGCTGCCGTCGGTGCGGGTATTGGCGGAAACGCTGCATATCAGTCTGGTGACTGCCCACCAGGTGTACAAAGCGCTGGACAGGGAAGGCTTGACCCTTACCCGCCAGGGGAAAGGGTCCTTTGTCCGGGAAACCGCCGTCTTAAGCGCAGAGGCGGCCGCCGCCGATCCCTACGATTGGCAGTTATCTGTTCCGGACTCACTCCCGCGCGCCAGCTTTTGGAGCCAAAGCGCCGTAAGACTGCCGCCGCACATCCTGGATCTGGCTACTGCCGCCATCCATTGCTCTTTGCTGCCGCTGGAGCTCATCCAGGCTTCTTTCCGGCAGGTTTTGGAGCATTCGCCGCAAAGCCTGGGTTGTTACTCCTCCTTTGCCGGTGATGAACAGTTCCGTCAAGTCCTTACCGCTTATCTGCAGCAGCAGGGAATTACCGTCCAGCCGCATCAATTGCTGGTTACCAACGGCACTCAGCAGGGTATTGATTTGTTTGCCCGGACCTTTTTGGGGCCCGGCGAGATTATTGCGGTGGAAACGCCCTGCTTTTCCGGCGCCATCGACGCCTTCAGGCTGGCCCGGGCCACTTTACAGCAGGTTTCTGTGGACCGTGACGGCATTCGCGTTGATTTGCTGGAAGATCTGGCAGCCACCACTAAGGTTAAGGCGGTCTATACCGTTCCAACCGGGCAAAATCCGACCGGCGCTGTCATGTCTTTAGGACGGCGCCAGGATCTGCTGCAGTTTGCGCGCACCAATAATATTCTGATATTAGAAGACGAACCCCACCGCGAAATTGAGCTGGGGCGCAAAGATCTCCCCCCGCCGCTTAAAGCGCTGGACACTACAGGGCATGTCGTTTATCTCAAGGGCTTCAGCAAATTCTTGTTTCCCGGCCTGCGGCTTGGTCTGCTGGCAGCCGACGGCAGCATTTTCAACCGGCTGCTGGCGGCAAAATCAATTACCGATCTTGGTTCGCCGCTGTGGCTGCAAACAGCGCTTATCCCGTTTTTCAGCAATCCACTGCTGCCAAAGTATCTTGATCAGCTCAATTCCGTCCTGGCCAGCCGCCGCCAGCTTACCATCCGGCTGCTGGACCGGCTGCTGGACCGGCGTATCATCCGCCCCCGGCATTTCGCCGGCATCCACCTGTGGCTTTCCCTGCCGGGCAATGTCAACACAGATTACCTGATTCCCGAAGCCCATCACCGCGGCATTCATTTTCTGCCTGGCTCAATCTTTTACGCCGGTGAGCCGGCTACCAACCATCTGCGCATTTGCTGGACCAATCTGGCGGATGCCGATCTGCCCAGGGCTCTGAAAATATTATGCGCTTTGCTGAATGAAGCGCTGGAGCCGGCATGA
- a CDS encoding hexokinase, with translation MMTQTAVLNQLYPAFTVSTAQLRLMIESFRRDMIAGLTGKPASLAMLPSGLTKPAGQETGAFLALDFGGTNVRAFLIELQGNGRHALLKRRDAPLVDPAGLYNYAAATATAEELFNFLAAQAAALSESNRDYCLGFTFSFPFKLYDAANAVLLYWTKEIATSGVAGKNVAALLRDALTRQGMDNIRPAAIVNDTVSTLIAAAYRDAAADIGSICGTGHNTCYLEPGALNCHGQPTYLNIESGNFDQAPANAYDRLLDRNSERPGAGRLEKGCSGRYIGELLRLVLLDLSHQGLLPPLPAGGPPPYALTGKDLALLLEDATPDLQGISHWLSELGGADGGYPGRAALKTAAALISRRSARLATATYVAILHHIDPGLTRRHVIAIDGSLYEKLPGYAAAIAETLAELLGQSAENVSCRLSKDGSGLGAAVAAATTLGSAAFTPRRL, from the coding sequence ATGATGACCCAAACCGCTGTCCTCAACCAGCTTTATCCAGCCTTCACCGTCAGTACCGCCCAGTTGCGGCTGATGATCGAGTCCTTCCGGCGGGATATGATTGCCGGGCTGACCGGCAAGCCTGCTTCTCTTGCAATGCTGCCGTCCGGCCTGACCAAGCCCGCCGGCCAGGAGACTGGTGCGTTTTTGGCGCTGGACTTTGGCGGCACCAATGTCCGGGCATTCCTGATCGAACTGCAGGGCAACGGCCGCCACGCTCTGCTTAAACGCCGCGATGCGCCGTTAGTGGACCCGGCAGGGCTTTACAATTATGCGGCTGCAACCGCCACTGCCGAAGAATTGTTCAACTTCCTGGCCGCCCAGGCAGCGGCCCTGAGTGAAAGCAACCGCGATTATTGCCTTGGCTTTACCTTTTCTTTTCCGTTTAAGTTATATGATGCCGCCAATGCCGTGCTGCTATACTGGACGAAAGAAATCGCCACTTCCGGCGTAGCCGGAAAAAATGTCGCAGCCCTGCTCAGGGACGCTCTGACCCGGCAGGGTATGGACAATATCCGCCCGGCGGCAATCGTTAATGATACGGTCAGCACCCTGATCGCCGCCGCCTACCGGGACGCCGCTGCCGATATCGGCTCAATCTGCGGTACCGGCCACAACACCTGCTATCTGGAGCCAGGCGCTCTGAATTGCCACGGCCAGCCAACCTATCTAAACATCGAGTCAGGTAATTTTGACCAAGCCCCCGCCAATGCTTATGACCGGCTGCTGGATCGCAACAGTGAACGCCCTGGCGCAGGCCGCCTGGAAAAAGGCTGTTCCGGCCGTTATATCGGCGAGCTGCTCCGCCTGGTCCTGCTTGACCTTTCGCACCAGGGCCTGCTGCCGCCCCTGCCGGCGGGCGGGCCGCCGCCGTATGCACTGACCGGCAAGGACCTTGCGCTGCTGCTGGAGGATGCAACGCCTGATTTGCAGGGCATCAGCCACTGGCTTTCAGAACTTGGCGGCGCGGACGGCGGCTATCCGGGCCGGGCAGCGTTAAAAACGGCGGCGGCCTTGATCAGCCGCCGCTCAGCCCGCCTGGCAACAGCAACTTATGTTGCCATCCTTCACCACATCGACCCCGGGTTAACCCGGCGGCATGTAATCGCCATTGACGGTTCCCTGTATGAAAAACTGCCGGGCTATGCGGCGGCGATTGCAGAGACCCTGGCCGAGCTGCTGGGCCAATCGGCCGAAAATGTTTCCTGCCGGCTCAGCAAGGACGGCTCAGGACTCGGCGCAGCCGTCGCGGCGGCTACAACCCTTGGCTCCGCCGCCTTCACACCCCGGCGGCTCTGA